In a genomic window of Ignavibacteria bacterium:
- the ppk1 gene encoding polyphosphate kinase 1: MATKKNGAVRTKKLKANDPVAAATSTPVIDLNDEELYLNRELSWVEFNRRVLDEAEDTTHPLLERMKFLAIFSTNLDEFFMIRAAGLQEQIYSGVTELSSDGMTPIEQLKEIRSRLLPLYKRQSAIWRKDIEPALEREGIHIHHFADLTKEEKIEFERDFVDNIMPVLTPLALDPGHPFPRLLNRSLTVAFVLFDDTDDTEDMKVAVVQLPSALPRLVKLNRSSGHHYVLFEDVIRAHAGILFPGLRLQESHIFRVTRDADVEIAEDEANDLMAAVAEGIRQRRWGTDAVRMEIGSDMPKRLTAFFTKALELEATDVYSVDIPLNLQDFFVLMQLDKRKLKDAPFNSRQLSEFTTDGADIFDVLKEGDVFVHHPFDSFTNSVVRFIEHAADDPNVLAIKITLYRAGGRSSVIDALKRAASNGKNVTAFVELKARFDEENNIAWARSLEQSGVHVVYGVMGLKVHCKVCLVIRKEGKNVLTYAHVSTGNYNLTTSRLYTDVGVFTGRQEFERDFVHLFNLLTGYSKHASWQHIGVAPLNLREKILALIHREIDHQKAGRQGRIVAKMNALIDQTIIEALYMASMAGVKIELIVRGVCTLRPGIPGVSDNITVRSILDRFLEHSRIFSFRNGGEEALFISSADWMPRNMDRRVELLFPIFDKRVGKRLHDILAAYLTDDVKARILQTDGTYARKESGAVPKRVQADLLASIKRK, from the coding sequence ATGGCTACGAAGAAAAACGGTGCGGTTCGCACCAAGAAGTTGAAGGCAAATGATCCAGTTGCCGCGGCAACGAGTACACCTGTGATCGACCTCAACGACGAGGAGCTCTACCTGAACAGAGAGCTCTCGTGGGTCGAGTTCAACAGGCGTGTTCTTGATGAGGCAGAGGATACGACGCACCCGCTTCTCGAGCGCATGAAGTTCTTGGCGATCTTCTCCACGAATCTCGATGAGTTCTTCATGATCCGCGCTGCAGGTCTGCAGGAGCAGATCTACTCGGGTGTGACGGAGCTCTCGTCGGACGGAATGACGCCGATCGAGCAACTCAAGGAGATTCGCTCTCGACTCCTCCCGCTGTACAAACGTCAGAGCGCGATCTGGCGCAAGGACATTGAACCGGCTCTTGAGCGAGAAGGTATTCACATCCATCATTTCGCCGATCTCACCAAGGAAGAGAAGATCGAGTTCGAGCGCGACTTTGTGGACAATATCATGCCGGTGCTCACACCATTGGCATTGGACCCCGGGCATCCGTTCCCTCGGCTCCTTAATCGATCGCTCACCGTGGCCTTTGTGCTCTTTGATGACACAGATGACACGGAAGACATGAAGGTAGCCGTGGTGCAGCTTCCATCGGCACTGCCGCGTCTTGTAAAGCTCAATCGTTCCTCTGGACACCACTATGTTCTCTTTGAAGACGTCATTCGTGCCCATGCCGGCATCCTCTTCCCGGGATTGCGTCTGCAAGAGAGTCACATCTTCCGTGTGACCCGTGATGCAGACGTTGAGATCGCCGAAGACGAGGCCAATGATCTTATGGCCGCCGTGGCTGAGGGCATCCGTCAGCGTAGGTGGGGAACTGATGCTGTGCGCATGGAGATCGGCTCCGATATGCCAAAGCGGCTCACTGCATTCTTCACAAAGGCACTTGAACTCGAAGCAACGGATGTCTATAGTGTAGACATCCCACTGAACCTTCAGGATTTCTTTGTCCTAATGCAATTGGACAAGCGCAAGCTCAAGGATGCCCCCTTCAATTCGCGACAACTGTCGGAGTTCACTACGGATGGGGCGGACATCTTTGATGTTCTGAAGGAAGGTGATGTGTTTGTCCATCATCCATTCGATTCCTTTACCAACTCCGTTGTTCGATTCATTGAGCACGCTGCTGATGACCCGAACGTGCTTGCGATCAAGATCACGTTGTATCGTGCCGGTGGACGGTCTTCGGTGATCGATGCTCTCAAACGAGCTGCCAGCAATGGAAAGAACGTGACGGCCTTTGTTGAACTCAAGGCCCGTTTCGATGAAGAGAACAACATCGCATGGGCGCGTTCACTTGAACAATCCGGCGTCCACGTTGTCTACGGCGTGATGGGACTCAAGGTGCATTGCAAGGTCTGTCTCGTGATCCGCAAGGAAGGGAAGAACGTTCTCACTTATGCCCACGTATCAACCGGCAACTACAACCTCACAACGTCGAGACTCTATACCGATGTTGGTGTGTTCACTGGGCGTCAGGAATTTGAGCGCGACTTCGTGCACCTCTTCAATCTTCTCACCGGATATTCAAAACACGCGTCGTGGCAGCACATCGGTGTAGCGCCTCTCAATCTTCGCGAAAAGATCTTAGCACTCATCCATCGGGAGATCGACCATCAAAAGGCGGGACGTCAGGGACGTATCGTCGCCAAGATGAATGCCCTCATCGACCAAACGATCATCGAAGCGCTGTACATGGCGTCGATGGCCGGCGTGAAGATCGAACTCATCGTACGCGGTGTCTGCACATTACGTCCGGGAATTCCCGGCGTAAGCGACAACATCACCGTGCGAAGCATCCTCGATAGGTTCTTGGAGCACAGCCGCATCTTCTCCTTCCGCAACGGCGGTGAAGAGGCACTCTTCATTTCCAGTGCCGACTGGATGCCGCGGAACATGGACCGTCGCGTAGAGCTCCTGTTCCCGATCTTCGACAAACGTGTAGGCAAACGTCTGCATGACATCCTTGCGGCCTATCTCACGGATGATGTA